From Vanessa cardui chromosome 29, ilVanCard2.1, whole genome shotgun sequence, a single genomic window includes:
- the LOC124541849 gene encoding fatty acyl-CoA reductase wat-like — protein MLRVIEEIQEEAQANNDAIRKAISSGNSLVAKFYDDAVVFMTGGSGFVGKHMIEKIFRSTNVKKIYMLLRVKKGKTVQERIKAVLKDPLFEDLLQEQPNFVDKLVVIEGDSSKDDLGIDEKNWARLTDEVNIIFHAAASLNFRETLKMATFTNIKGTREVLKLAKACKHLKSIVHVSTAYTHATRDRINKDVNEDFYESPIPPATMIQLAENVDDEKLDAMFEPFLVQRPNSYAITKAVAEELVRVMGEGLPICIVRPAIVISAYREPTLGWVDVQNVYGPSGMILGVGLGVMRTVLADNVNIDFVPVDIVSNAIITAAMETHDRYSRGHQKPNIYTVSCKRSPLTLFLKYTFHVTGELCHVVDNEARALIPPHALWYCSVLVTPYKWFHFLLTVIFHYIPAIIIDGCCLLVGQKARLLKVYKLAGTLTSVLSFYLNNGWNFHDENTRHLHNSLSETDKVIYNCDMSSVHMKELILIWSYGIARFIVKDDMKNRDYAMKKQAVLRIVHYIFLPLYLFGLYKLSSAVIMFVYFVIVMFCKYMMALF, from the exons ATGTTGAGGGTTATCGAAGAGATACAAGAAGAAGCGCAAGCAAATAATGATGCGATTAGGAAAGCAATATCAAGTGGAAACTCCTTGGTGGCGAAGTTTTACGACGATGCCGTCGTGTTCATGACTGGTGGTTCGGGGTTTGTTGGGAAGCACATGATCGAGAAAATCTTCAG atcgacgaatgtaaaaaaaatatacatgttgCTGCGAGTTAAGAAGGGAAAAACCGTCCAAGAAAGAATTAAAGCCGTTTTGAAAGATCCG CTCTTCGAAGACCTTCTTCAAGAACAACCGAACTTTGTGGACAAACTCGTAGTTATAGAAGGTGACTCCAGCAAAGATGACCTCGGCATTGATGAGAAGAATTGGGCGAGGCTGACTGATGAG gTCAACATAATATTCCACGCTGCGGCTTCACTAAATTTCCGCGAAACTCTAAAAATGGCGACTTTTACAAACATCAAAGGAACCAGAGAAGTGCTGAAATTAGCTAAAGCTTGCAAACACTTGAA GTCGATCGTTCACGTCTCCACAGCGTATACACACGCAACAAGGGATCGTATCAACAAGGATGTAAATGAAGATTTCTACGAGAGTCCTATACCCCCAGCAACAATGATACAACTTGCTGAAAATGTTGATGATGAAAAACTGGATGCCATGTTTGAACC GTTTTTGGTACAACGACCGAACTCTTACGCCATCACAAAAGCAGTCGCTGAAGAACTCGTCAGGGTGATGGGAGAAGGCTTGCCTATTTGCATCGTTCGACCAGCAATCg TGATATCCGCGTACAGGGAACCAACACTCGGATGGGTTGACGTCCAAAACGTGTACGGACCAAGCGGG aTGATTCTTGGAGTTGGCTTAGGCGTGATGCGCACAGTATTAGCGGATAACGTTAACATCGATTTCGTTCCTGTGGACATCGTCAGCAATGCTATAATAACAGCAGCGATGGAAACACACGACAGATATAGCAGAGGACACCAAAAGCCAAATATATATACCGTTAGTTGCAAAAGAAGTCCACTGACTTTAT ttttaaagtatactTTCCATGTTACAGGGGAACTATGTCATGTTGTGGATAATGAAGCAAGAGCCCTTATACCACCACATGCGTTATGGTATTGCAGTGTACTGGTCACCCCATACAAGTGGTTCCATTTCCTGCTAACAGTGATATTCCATTACATTCCTGCGATTATAATTGATGGATGTTGTTTGTTGGTCGGACAAAAAGCAAg gtTATTAAAGGTATACAAATTAGCGGGAACGCTTACGTCAGTtctatcgttttatttaaacaacggATGGAACTTCCACGATGAGAACACGCGGCATCTCCACAATAGCTTATCCGAAACGGACAAAGTGATCTACAATTGTGATATGTCATCTGTTCACATGAAagaattgatattaatatggtCTTATGGTATCGCGAGGTTTATCGTGAAAGATGACATGAAGAATAGAGATTACGCCATGAAGAAACAGGCTGTGCTGAGGAtcgtacattatatatttttgccgTTGTACTTGTTCGGTTTATATAAGCTAAGTTCTGCTGTTATCATGTTTGTATACTTTGTTATCGTTATGTTCTGTAAATATATGATGGCGTTGTTTTAA